One stretch of Terriglobia bacterium DNA includes these proteins:
- a CDS encoding SPOR domain-containing protein, whose amino-acid sequence MLDEQQQDTEFTLGAGKLLGLFFLLVILCGVFFGLGYTVGHASQKTEGSLIGAEKASAVAQTPESASNGSVRPLTNADKPQTDMSFYKAVEQKDTDPKLDKPEPPSDNKQSAPELQVSAGGSYVVQVAAVTKKEDAEALQQALAKRQYPVVVTPGGNDKLFHVQIGPFADLKDAETMKSRLANDGYNAIVKK is encoded by the coding sequence ATGTTGGATGAACAGCAACAGGACACAGAATTCACATTAGGCGCCGGCAAATTGCTCGGGTTGTTTTTCCTGCTCGTCATTTTGTGCGGCGTCTTTTTTGGCCTCGGCTACACCGTCGGCCATGCTTCGCAAAAGACGGAAGGCTCTCTCATCGGAGCGGAGAAAGCGTCGGCTGTCGCGCAAACTCCGGAGTCGGCCTCCAATGGTTCCGTGCGCCCGTTGACCAATGCGGATAAACCGCAAACCGACATGTCTTTCTACAAAGCAGTTGAACAGAAGGACACAGACCCGAAATTAGATAAGCCCGAACCGCCGTCTGACAACAAGCAAAGCGCTCCGGAACTGCAGGTCTCTGCCGGCGGTTCCTACGTGGTGCAAGTCGCGGCTGTTACGAAGAAAGAAGATGCCGAGGCGCTGCAACAGGCATTGGCCAAGAGACAGTACCCCGTCGTCGTCACCCCTGGTGGCAATGACAAGCTTTTCCACGTGCAAATTGGGCCCTTCGCCGACTTGAAAGACGCCGAAACGATGAAAAGCCGTCTCGCTAATGATGGCTATAATGCAATCGTGAAGAAATAA
- a CDS encoding slipin family protein, giving the protein MEGFAWVIPVVIVVIYILSSIKILAEYERGVIFRLGRVLPEPKGPGVILVFAPFDRIVRVDLRQIAFDVPSQDIITRDNVTLKVSAVIFLRVIDSRRAVLEVMNYQYQTSQFAQTTLRSVLGEVDLDELLAHREKINLRLQTILDQHTNPWGVKVVNVEVKQLDLNEDMIRAMAKQAEAEREKRSKIIHAEGEFSAAQRLVDAARLLSSEPASIQLRYLQTLTEIGVEKNTTVVFPVPVDIFSSLQKLINIKAGTEPAGEVKA; this is encoded by the coding sequence GTGGAAGGCTTTGCCTGGGTTATCCCGGTTGTAATCGTAGTCATATACATACTGAGTTCCATCAAAATCCTGGCCGAATATGAACGCGGCGTCATCTTCCGTCTCGGGCGCGTCTTGCCTGAACCGAAAGGTCCCGGCGTTATCCTCGTCTTCGCGCCCTTTGACCGCATTGTGCGCGTCGATCTCCGCCAGATCGCATTCGATGTCCCCTCGCAGGACATCATCACCCGCGATAACGTCACCCTGAAAGTGTCGGCCGTCATCTTCCTGCGTGTCATTGATTCTCGCCGGGCGGTTCTCGAAGTCATGAATTACCAGTATCAGACCTCGCAATTCGCGCAAACGACGTTGAGGTCTGTGCTCGGCGAAGTTGACCTCGACGAGTTGCTCGCGCATCGCGAGAAGATCAACCTGCGTCTGCAGACCATTCTCGACCAGCACACCAATCCCTGGGGCGTTAAGGTAGTAAACGTCGAGGTGAAGCAGTTGGATCTGAACGAAGACATGATCCGCGCGATGGCCAAACAGGCTGAGGCGGAACGCGAGAAACGCTCGAAAATCATTCACGCGGAAGGCGAATTCTCCGCCGCTCAGCGCCTGGTGGACGCGGCTCGTTTGCTTTCAAGCGAACCGGCTTCCATCCAATTGCGCTACCTGCAGACGCTGACCGAAATCGGCGTGGAGAAGAACACGACCGTGGTCTTTCCCGTCCCGGTGGATATCTTTTCCAGCCTGCAGAAACTGATCAACATCAAGGCGGGTACTGAGCCTGCCGGTGAGGTAAAGGCGTAA
- a CDS encoding nodulation protein NfeD — MTSLHRYLIRIAIAILAFSGILAAAQTQQVVMVKLDDTINPITEEFVDRAIAHADQIHAEAVLIELSTPGGLVDSTRGIISKMLAAKVPVIVYVTPTGSRAASAGFYILEAADIAAMSPGTNTGAAHPVLLGEKMDDIMKKKVENDSAAFMRSFVSKRGRNVDLAESAVRESKSWTDQEALQNHLIDVVAKDPADLWKQLDGRTITRFDGTKQTLHLNNVQLVDYKETLREEILGWLMDPNIAFLVLALGALALYAEFNHPGAVIPGVVGLIAIILAVFALNLLPVRYASFVLILAAFVMFALEAKFMTHGVLGIGGVIALTLGGLLLVDGPIPEMRVQWWAALGVSVPLGAITIFLMTLAIKAHRNKVVTGEQGLVGEVGVARTPLSPEGKVFVHGELWNAVSSEPVALGESVVVNSMHDFTLEVTPAPKTQPASAN, encoded by the coding sequence ATGACTTCCCTGCACCGATATCTCATTCGAATCGCAATTGCGATTCTCGCTTTTAGCGGAATCCTCGCCGCTGCTCAGACGCAGCAGGTCGTGATGGTGAAACTGGATGACACCATCAACCCGATCACCGAAGAGTTCGTGGATCGCGCCATTGCTCATGCCGACCAGATCCATGCCGAAGCCGTTTTAATTGAACTGAGTACTCCCGGCGGCCTTGTTGACTCCACCCGCGGAATCATCTCCAAGATGCTGGCCGCCAAGGTCCCGGTGATCGTATACGTGACCCCGACCGGTTCGCGCGCGGCCTCGGCTGGGTTCTACATCCTCGAAGCCGCGGACATCGCAGCCATGTCCCCCGGGACCAACACCGGGGCAGCCCACCCCGTTCTGCTCGGCGAAAAGATGGATGACATAATGAAGAAGAAGGTCGAGAACGACAGCGCGGCCTTCATGCGCTCCTTCGTCTCCAAGCGCGGCCGCAACGTCGACCTTGCCGAGAGTGCCGTCCGCGAATCTAAATCCTGGACCGACCAGGAAGCGCTTCAGAATCACCTCATCGATGTTGTCGCCAAAGATCCTGCCGACCTCTGGAAACAGCTCGACGGGCGCACGATCACTCGTTTCGATGGGACTAAGCAGACCCTGCACCTCAACAACGTTCAGCTGGTCGACTACAAGGAAACATTGCGTGAAGAAATCCTCGGCTGGCTCATGGATCCCAATATCGCCTTCCTGGTACTCGCGCTGGGAGCGCTGGCGCTTTACGCGGAGTTCAACCATCCCGGCGCCGTCATTCCCGGCGTAGTCGGCCTGATCGCGATTATTCTCGCTGTTTTCGCCCTGAACCTCCTGCCTGTCCGCTATGCGTCCTTCGTCCTGATCCTTGCCGCTTTCGTCATGTTTGCCCTCGAAGCCAAGTTCATGACCCACGGGGTTCTCGGGATCGGTGGTGTGATCGCTCTGACTCTCGGCGGGCTTCTTCTCGTCGATGGCCCTATACCCGAGATGCGCGTTCAGTGGTGGGCAGCGCTGGGCGTCAGCGTGCCGCTCGGGGCGATAACGATCTTCCTGATGACTCTGGCGATTAAAGCGCACCGAAACAAGGTCGTCACTGGAGAGCAGGGCCTGGTCGGTGAAGTTGGTGTCGCGCGAACTCCGCTGTCGCCCGAGGGCAAAGTCTTCGTTCATGGCGAGCTTTGGAACGCTGTCTCGAGCGAACCGGTCGCGCTCGGCGAGAGCGTGGTCGTCAACAGCATGCACGACTTTACGCTGGAGGTCACACCGGCACCGAAGACTCAACCAGCGAGTGCCAACTAA
- a CDS encoding tetratricopeptide repeat protein has product MKRLTVLIFLGLLVVFSSQSGLSQTGTAGGLKTVLIVPFENHSKAPGLEWISEAFPEVLGERLAATRLNVISRDDRNYAFDRAGIPASVHPSRATLYRLSEQIGADYVVMGTYNYDGQAFKCSADVLDMKHLRLVSTGPDRGPLTSLIEVETGLAWDVLKIISPDTPSTREEFTQDAPAVRLDAFESYIRGVVATDRTEKIKRLREAVRLNPRYTEAMFALGRSYYDDREYDSAAAWLARIPRTDPLAGDANFLLGLSEYYSGDYDKAEAAFRFLESRLPLTEVENNLGVVVAQRGRKNAIEYFQKAVQADPNDSDYRFNLALALYKSGDSAGAARQLREGLSHKPDDIESRELLTRINSGTTPVSTSAAPLPMERLKENYDESSYRQLALEIENAMERNLANTDPKTHAQFHVDRGREMLEKGLLEDAGREFREAVMRDPTNPAAHTGLARIAENKGDTATARREAETSLQLSPNADAYIVLGRLDLRENHLDVAEKSADHALALEPKNPAAMALKRDVVNKQTMP; this is encoded by the coding sequence TTGAAACGGCTAACCGTACTCATTTTCTTGGGCCTGCTGGTCGTATTTTCTTCGCAGTCCGGCCTCTCGCAAACGGGCACCGCTGGCGGCTTGAAAACGGTGCTCATCGTACCCTTTGAGAATCATTCGAAGGCTCCAGGGCTGGAGTGGATCAGCGAAGCCTTCCCGGAGGTTCTCGGGGAACGATTGGCGGCGACCCGGCTGAACGTCATCAGCCGCGACGACCGTAACTACGCTTTCGACCGCGCCGGAATCCCTGCCTCGGTGCATCCCTCTCGCGCGACGCTTTATCGACTCTCCGAACAAATTGGCGCCGACTATGTCGTGATGGGCACGTACAACTACGATGGGCAAGCGTTTAAGTGCTCGGCTGATGTGCTGGATATGAAGCATTTGCGGTTGGTGAGTACTGGGCCTGACCGTGGTCCGCTGACGAGCCTGATCGAAGTTGAGACCGGCCTTGCCTGGGATGTCTTGAAGATCATCTCTCCCGATACTCCAAGTACGCGTGAAGAATTTACGCAAGATGCTCCGGCAGTTCGCCTGGACGCTTTCGAGAGCTACATTCGCGGCGTGGTCGCAACCGACCGCACCGAAAAGATCAAGCGTCTGCGCGAGGCCGTCCGGCTAAACCCGCGGTACACCGAGGCCATGTTTGCGCTTGGGCGCAGCTACTACGACGATCGCGAGTACGACTCCGCCGCCGCCTGGCTGGCCCGTATCCCTCGAACAGACCCACTGGCCGGAGACGCCAATTTCCTTCTTGGGTTGTCTGAGTACTACAGCGGCGATTATGACAAGGCTGAGGCTGCTTTTCGCTTTCTCGAGTCTCGCCTGCCGCTCACCGAAGTCGAGAACAACCTCGGGGTCGTTGTGGCACAGCGCGGGCGCAAGAACGCGATCGAATATTTCCAGAAGGCCGTTCAGGCCGATCCGAACGATAGCGACTATCGCTTCAACCTGGCGCTCGCACTCTACAAGTCAGGCGACTCCGCAGGCGCGGCCCGCCAGTTGCGCGAGGGACTTTCGCACAAACCCGACGATATTGAGAGCCGCGAGCTGCTAACCAGGATCAACTCTGGCACGACCCCGGTCTCTACGAGCGCCGCGCCTTTGCCCATGGAGCGCCTGAAAGAAAACTACGACGAGAGTTCATACCGGCAACTCGCGCTGGAAATCGAAAACGCCATGGAACGCAACCTGGCGAATACCGATCCCAAGACGCACGCGCAATTCCATGTCGACCGCGGCCGCGAGATGCTCGAGAAGGGCCTGTTGGAGGATGCTGGCCGCGAGTTTCGTGAAGCCGTGATGCGCGATCCCACCAATCCCGCCGCGCACACCGGGTTGGCCAGAATCGCGGAAAACAAAGGAGATACGGCGACTGCACGGCGCGAGGCCGAAACTTCTTTGCAACTCTCGCCCAATGCTGATGCGTATATTGTGCTAGGCAGGCTCGATTTGCGCGAAAATCATCTTGATGTCGCGGAAAAGAGCGCCGACCATGCACTGGCGCTGGAACCGAAGAATCCCGCGGCCATGGCGCTGAAGCGCGACGTCGTTAATAAGCAGACGATGCCGTAG